CGTGAACAAATCCTCTGGCTGCTAAGGCGATGTCTTCAGCGCCTGCAATCGCTGAGATCACGGAGATACCGTCCGCACCTGCAGCTAATACCGGAGCTGCATTGTGCTCCGTGATGCCTCCTATACCGACCAAAGGAATCGTAATGCCGCTGTTTCTTATTTCCTCAATAACTAATGTGCCTCGAACAGCTTGGGCATCGTCTTTGGAAGAGGTAGGATAAATAGGTCCAATGCCTAGATAATCGGCTCCATCTGCTATGGCCTGCTGCGCTTCGCTGAGCGAATGAGCGGACACACCAATGATCTTATCTTCTCCAAGCAGTTGCCTAATCGCTAGGGCAGGGGTGTCCTCTTGTCCTACATGAATGCCGTCCGCATCAAGGGCGATGGCTAGATCAATATCGTCATTAACGATAAAAGGAACTCCGTTAGTACGACATATTTTTTGGAGCCGTCTTCCTAAATTAAATTTAACTTGAGCAGTTAATGCCCCGGTACCTTTTTCACGAAATTGAAACATCGTTATGCCTCCAGCGACGGCTTCTTTTAGTACTTTGGCTGGGGCTATCTGACAATTCACGCTACCCATAATGAAATAGATTTTTAATAAATCCCGTAGTTGATCACTGTCTATTCGCTTCAAGGTTCATCCCTCGCAATCTATTCTGATAAGCAAAATGATTCGTCGGACCATGTCCAACCCCTATGCCCAGCTCGTCTTCAATCGCTGCTTGTATAAAAGCCTTTGCTATGTTTATAGCTTCAGGAACAGATTTACCCTTAGCAAGCTCGGCAGTAACTGCTGCTGAATAAGTACAGCCTGTACCATGTGTGTGCCTGGTCTGAATTCGTTCACTCTCCATAAAGATGAACTCGTGACCATCATATAGGAGATCTACAACAGCTTTAGTTGCGGTATCATGCCCACCTTTTAGCACTACATAACTAGAGCCCATGGCATGGATGATTGTGGCCGCTTCTTTACGATCGTCGATTGTAGTGATGCTCATGTTAGTAATCATTTCAGCCTCTGGAATATTAGGCGTCGTCACTAAGGCTAGCGGGAGAAGATGTTTGATTAAGGACTGGACAGCTTCTTGTTGTAATAGCGTAGAGCCGCCTTTAGCAACCATGACTGGATCAACTACAAGATTACGCCAGCCGTATTGCTGAACCTTCTCTGCTACGACTCGAATGATGTCACTGTTAAAAAGCATCCCTGTCTTCACAGCATCGGGCTTCAGATCAAGCCCAATGGAATCAAGCTGCTGAGTAATAGCTTGCAGTGATAACGGAAATACGCCTTGAACACCTAATGTGTTCTGGGCTGTCACAGCTGTTAGTGCGGACATACCGTATACAGCAAGTTCTTGAAAGGTTTTTAGATCTGCCTGAATCCCTGCTCCGCCGCCGCTATCCGAGCCGGCTATGGTTAAAGCTTTGGATATCATGATTACGTTCACTCCTTTGTATGTCGTTATCTGAGTTGCTTGATTATTGATTTATCTTTATACGTTTCAGGTGTGACCAAACTCAATTGATTGAGAAACTCCATTTGAAAGCTCCCCGGACCTTTGCCAGTAGTTAGTTCAGCGGAAATCTCAGCAGCTACTCCATAGAATGAGATGGCTTCCACTGAGGCTGCAAGAGATGCCCCTTCACTTACCGCTAGAAATGCCCCGACTACTGCACTGAGCAGACATCCGGTTCCCGTTACTTTCGTTAGAATAGGGTGACCGTTGCTAGTAATGTAGGTGTTAACTCCATTGGTGATAACATCGTCTTTTCCGGTGATGATCACTACACAACCTAACTTCCGCGCGGCAGTCTCAGCTAAGACGACTACATCGCCATCCCCTTCGCCTGCATCCACCCCTTTAATAGACCAGCTTTCACCAATAACATTGGCAACTTCAGCCACATTCCCACGTAGTGCGGTAATTTGCATCTCATTCACTAGCTTTTGAGTGACAGCTGTTCGATATGAAGTTGCTCCCGCACCTACTGGATCAAGAACTAAGGGAACCCCTTGCTTATTCGCAGATTGTCCTGCGAGCACCATGGATTGAATGGCATAGTCATTCAGTGTGCCGATATTTAGTACCACTGCAGCTGAAAATGCGGCGATATCCACCACTTCTTCGTGAGCATCCGCCATAAAGGGGGAGGCACCGAGCGCCAAAAGCCCGTTTGCTGAGAAGTTGGCTACGACGATATTGGTTATATTGTGGACCAGTGGATTGGATTCCCGTACTTTGGATAGATAACTCATGATATTTCCTCCTCAAGTTTAATGAGCAAATAGCTAATGGTTAAAGATTGATAAAAGCATCCTCTGCCTTGATGTCGTTAGACAGTAAATCATTGTCGGATAGCCACTGTCGTACCTTTTCCCAAGACGCTGGCTCTTGATAACCAAAATTTTGGTCACCTGCATTCATTAGAGGCAGAAGAATCTGCAAGCTCTTTTCTTCTATTTCCTTATCTAGTGGAGAGGTCGCATCTTCGTGTGCAAGCAGTAACTTTAACGCGTTTTCCGGATTTTCCTGGACAAATTGTTGTCCTTTTGTAATGGCGCTTAGAAACTTTTTGAAGTAGGACTCGGAATTTTGTACCCCTTGCTCACTGGCGACAAGGACTAGCTCGTAATAATCGGGTACTCCGAAGTCTGTGGGATTAAACGAGTGAACGGGATGCCCTTCTTTTTCGAGAATTAATTGTTCGTGGTTAATGAACCCGCCCATAATGGCATCTACCTGCCCGGTCGCAATTGCTGGAATAAGGTCGAAGCCTACATCAATTAGTTTACTGGCGTTGGGGTCACCCCCGTCGCTCTGGATCATTGTACGAATCATGGCTTCATAAAGTGGGATGGAAGAATACCCAATTTGTTTACCTGTAAGGTCTTTAGGACTTTGGATATCTCCGGAATGAGGCACCATTAAATGATTAAGCGGATGCCTTACAATCGCTGCAATCGAACGTACTGGAATCTTTTCACTACGTGCCATAAGCACCTGAGGCTGATAACTAAGTGCTAAATCAACTTGATTCGCTGCTACAAGCTTTAGTGCATCATTGGTGTCTGCCGGCATTTGGATCTCTACATCCAGACCTTCCTCTTGGAAATAACCATTTTGCTCAGCCGCATATAAAAATGAGTGAACGGCGTTGGGATACCAATCGAGCATGATTGTCAGCTTGTGCGTTTGTTTGTTTTCGCTATTTGAAGCATTACTTACTTTGGATGTATTTCCGCAGCTGCTTAAGATTAGGACAAAACAGATGAGATATAAGGGTAAAAGCCATTTTTTTTGAATGATTAAAGTATTCATCGATTAGATCCTCTTTTCTTTAAAAATAATGCTTCTAGCAGAGCTATCATCAGAAACAGCATTACACCGAGCGCGGACAACAGAAATACTGCGGCGAACATTTCGTCACTTTGCATATTCCCAGCCATTCTTCGGCTAAAGTAACCAAGCCCTTTGCTGCCGCCGAGCCATTCGCCGATGGTTGCTCCAATTACACAGTACACAATGGATAGCTTTAGTCCTGAGAAAAAAGAGGGCAGCGCCAGCGGGATTTGTGTTTTTGTAAGCAGTTGCCAGCGGTTTGCACTAAAGGTTAATAATAGATCCTTATATGCCTGACCACTTGTACGAAGCCCATCATATGTACTCACAACGACTGGAAAAAAAGCAGTTAGAAAAACTACAGCGACTTTGCTCCACAGCGTATATCCGAACCACATAATAAAAATGGGAGATAGCGCAATTAATGGGATCGTCTGACTGATAATAAGGAAAGGATAGATGGCCTTTTCAAGCGGTCGAAATAAGAACATTCCAGTACCCAGCAATGCACCACAGATAACCGAAAGTACAAAACCTACTAATATTTCCTGCAGCGTTGCCAATAAATGCTGTCCGAGTAATTGCCTATGCTCGATCAATGCGATACCTATTGCTGAAGGAGCAGGGAGGATAAAAGCTGGAATCCAGTAAAGACGAACAGCAGATTCCCAGATCGCAACAACGAACAACACTAGTAAAATGAAGGGGCCATAATTGTCTAGTTGTTTTTTAAAAGGTATGGGCTGCATACAGTCTCCGCTCCAACTCTTCCCGCAATGCTATAAAACGGGGTTCATAGTTCATTTTGTAATGTCTTGGCCTCGGCAAATCAACAACGATCTCCTGTAATTCGCTATGTGCGCCTCCAGACATTAAATAAATCCGATCGCTTAGTAATAGTGCTTCTTCGAGATCATGGGTGATGAGCATCACTGTTTGATTCAGTTCATCCCAAAGCTCTAACAACCAGCGGTGTATCTCACGTTTGGTCATAGCGTCGAGCGCTCCAAACGGTTCATCTAGCAGCATAAGACTTCCACCGCCGCCAGACACTAGCGTGCGAAGAAATGCGACCCGCTGTTTCATACCACCGGATAGCTCATGAGGGTATGCCTTCTCAACATCACCTAAACCGAAGCGTGACAGCAGGTCTCGAATGTGTGAAATTGTCTGTTGTTTAGTGGACCTTGGCTTAATTTCCCAGGGTAAAAGGCAGTTGTCGAGCACCGTTCTCCACGGTAATAGCAAATCCTGCTGCGGCATGTATGCGATCTGACCTAAGCGATTAGATGCCGCTGGCCGACCCGAATGAATCATTATTTTTCCATGAGTGGGTTCTAGCAAGCCTGCTATGGTTTTGAAAAGCGTACTTTTTCCGCATCCGCTAGCCCCGATAACAGCGACAAACTCACCTTGCTTAATATCCATGGTTAAGTTTGCAAATACAGGGAGCTGTTTAGACTCAGGAAAAGAGTAGGCTAAGTCTTGAATGGATAGGATTGTCGTGATGATAGAACCTCCTAAAAGTTTTGTATAGCATAGCTTCTTGAGGAACTTCGTACAAAACTTGCTTCGGAAGCATATGCCTAAGTTTTGTATAGCATAGCTACTTGAGGAACTTCGTACAAAACTTGCTTCGGAAGCATATGCCTAAGTTTTGTAATTGAAAGTAAACAAATAAAGACCCATTCATTTCCGGAGGGAAACAAATGGGTCAAAAAGTTCATTCTGCATAGGAACACTAAAAAATGCATGGGATGAAAATTCTGCTCCACTTCCCTCCGCTGGTATGATCCAGATCAGGTTCCAAGGGTCCGAAGCATAAAGCTCCGTCTCAGTCGGCCGACTCCCCTAGTGAAATAACAGGTCCATATTTAATTTGTTTATAAATATACCATAACTTTCTGAGATGTAAAGAGAGGATCTTATGAAGAATTATTATAAGAATGGGCAATATAAGGGTAAAGAGAGGGGATTCTATAATGAAAAAACTCAGTTTAACTATTCTATTGGTGTTAACCGTGGTGTTTGTAGCGGGGTGCGGCAATAATTCGAATACCGATAATACCGATACTTCCAACAACTCTTCAGCTGGAACGAATGGCGGAACTGCTGCAACTGCGAAAAATAGCTTGGAAGCTGTTAAAGCGAGCGGCAAATTACGGATAGGAACCGAAGGAACCTATGCACCCTTTACGTATCACGATGCATCGGGAAAACTGACTGGTTTTGACGTAGAAATTGCTGAGGAAGTAGCAAAGCGTCTCGGTGCTGACCCTGAATTTTCTGAGACACAGTGGGACGGTCTCTTTGCCGGATTGGACGCTAAGCGGTTTGATGTTATTTTTAACGAAGTATCCATTAATGAAGAGCGTAAAGCGAAATATGATTTCTCTGAGCCATACATCGTATCTAAAGCGGTATTGATTGTGAGTGAAAACAATGAGGATATTAAAGCATTTGCGGATCTTAAGGGTAAAAAATCAGGACAATCTCTGACCAGTAATCTATCCGAAATCGCTCGTGAGAACGGCGCTGAAATCGTTGCTGTAGACGGCTTCAATCAAGCGGTGGATTTACTGACCTCAGGCCGCATTGATGCAACGGTAAATGATGGATTGTCTTATCTGGACCTGAAAAAGCAGAAGCCTGATGTGAAAATTAAAGTGGTGGATGAGATTCCTAATGGTTCGGAAAGTGCCGCTGTATTCCTAAAAGGAAACGACGACTTGGTAAAAGCAGTTAGTGATGCAATTATTGAAATGAAGAGCGATGGAACTTATTTAAAGATTTCTGAGAAATACTTTGGTGCTGACGTTTCAAAATAATTCAAGGTTTCAGAAGCTAAACTAGCCTGGAGCTAAAAAGGATGTCTGAAAATGGATGACCGAAAAATACAAATTTTTTTAGATTCACTGCTACCCCTGCTAAAAGCGGGGGTGGCTTTTACCATTCCTTTAGCATTGATATCCTTTGTGCTGGGACTGATAATAGCGATTTTGACTGCACTGGCTCGTCTCTCCCCATGGGTACTACCGATGCTAATCGCTCGTTTTTATGTATGGGTCATTCGCGGAACTCCTTTGTTAGTACAATTATTTATTATTTTCTATGGTTTGCCTGCAGTTGGAATTGTACTAGACCCATTTATAGCCGCGACCATTGGGTTTACACTTAGTGTTGGGGCTTATTCATCTGAAATTGTACGTGCTGCTATCCTGTCGATACATAAAGGTCAGTGGGAAGCGGCCTTCTCCGTTGGGATGACTCGTGCGCAAGCGCTTCGACGCATTATTCTTCCACAAGCTGCCCGTGTCTCTGTACCGCCGTTATCGAATTCCTTTATTAGCTTGGTCAAAGACACTTCTCTGGCAGCGACTATTACTTATACGGAGATGTTCAGAACAGCACAGCAGGTTGCTTCCACCACCTATGAGCCACTGTTGATCTACTGCGAAGCAGGGTTGTTCTACTTACTATTTTGCTCAGTGTTGTCAGCACTTCAAAATTACTTGGAGAAACGACTGAGTCGTTTCTCTGCGAGCTAAAGGAGGGACTATGATGATTGAAATACTTAATTTGCATAAATCCTTCGGTGAGCTGCAGGTATTAAAGGGTCTTGATCTCAGGATGGAACTTGGTAAGGTTCTGGTCATTATAGGCCCATCTGGCTCTGGTAAAACAACGCTTTTACGCTGTTTTAATCTACTTGAAGTCCCTGATCAAGGAAGCTTATCACTCAGCGATATTAAAATTAATTTCTCGGAAAACAAGAAAATCCCGCAGAAGTCCATTTTGGCGTTACGTCAAAAAACAGGCATGGTCTTTCAATCCTATAATCTTTTTCCGCATATGACTGCACTCGGCAATGTGATGGAGGGACAAGTGACTGTCCAGAAACGATCCAAGGATGAAGCACGCGGACGTGCCCTTCAGTTGTTAGGTAAAGTAGGTTTGGCAGACAAAGCGGATGCTTATCCGCACCAACTGTCAGGTGGCCAGCAGCAACGGGTTGCCATCGCTCGTGCTATGGCAGTAGATCCAGAGGTGCTATTGTTCGATGAACCCACCTCGGCGCTCGATCCTGAGTTGGTGGGGGAAGTGCTTAAAGTTATTAAACAGTTGGCAGCAGAAGGAATGACAATGGTGATTGTGACTCATGAAATGAAATTTGCTGCCGATGTGGCTGACCGGATCATTCTGATGGATGGAGGCCATATTCTAGAGCAAGGGACTCCGCAAGAAGTTCTTGAGCACCCGAAACATCCCCGTGCGCTGCAATTTCTGAATAGAATTAGTGGTGAAGAAGGATAGAAGAAGATCAACACGCAAAAAAAAAGCAGTTCAGGTTTATACCTGGGCTGCTTTTTCGTATACATCATTCAGATCAGTGAAGTGCCGCGAATTGATTAGGATTTAATACCGGTCTTAAGAAATTCCAAAGCGTTATAGAGCATAATGGCAGCTTCGGCACGCGTAATTTCGCTCTTCGGATTAAACTTCCCGTTAGCGTCTAAGCTATTGATCTTGTATTTAAGCGATCGTTGAACACTGCCTTGATAGGAAGGGTTGAGCGCAGTATCGTCAGTGATATCTACTGGCACAATATTTATCATTGGCAGATTACCAATGCCTTCGACTCCTTGTACTAAGTAATTAGTGAACTCTTCTTTGGTCATTGTTTTGGTAGGGTCAATATCTTTGGGAAGCTCGACATGGTTGTAGTAAGCATTGATAAAAGCTTCAGCATACCATGCTTTATCTTTGACTTTAGTGAACAAGCCGCTGGCAATAGGAGCTTTGTTGAAATCGATGGCCGCGAGACTAAGCTGGAGACCCCCTGAGATGAATTGAATTCCTTGAGCTGTTGTTACTTTGGAGCTAGGCATGAATTGGGATTCACTAACCCCTTTAATTAAGCCTTGATTCTTTAAAGAAATGATCTTTTCTTTACCGTTTATGTTATCAATATCCTTAAAGGTATTTCCGGCTGCAAATATTTGGCCACCCAAAGAGAAGGAGAGAATGGTAACAGTTGTAATCGCGGCTAACGTTCTTTTTTTCATATTCATGGTCATTTCACCTCGTTGTATGGATAGGCCTCGTGGCCGCTATCAAATAATTAAACGCAGAAAAATATGGAAAGGTTGCGGTCAAACCTATATAATTTCACGAAAAAGTAGAATTTGGCAGAAAAATAGGCAGGAATGAATGAAAGAACTTTGGATAAGAGAGCTAGAATGTTATAATGATGTCAGGCTCTATTCATTCGTGATTATTTTTGATATGATTATATCGTAACGATTACTATTTACGTTTAATATTTTGATGCATAAATGGGTACGTCTCAGTGGATACGGATGTTAAATCATTCCGGGAAGGTAGGAGATCAAATGGATCAAATTTCAAATATCAGTCAGCTGTTTGCGGCGCAAAAGTATAAATTAACGCCCCAGCGTGAAGCTATAGTGAAAATATTGCTCGACAATGAGAAAGATCATCTTAGTGTAGAAGAAGTATATATGCTTGTTAAGAACAGCTATCCGCATTTAGGGCTGGCAACGGTATACCGTACACTCGAGCTCTTATGCGAGCTTCACATTGTTGAAAAGATGAATTTCGGAGATGGAGTTGCTCGATACGATCTGCGCGGGAACGATCATTCCCACATGCATCATCATTTGATATGCAGCGTGTGCGGCAGGTTGGAGGAAATTAAGGATGACTGGCTGGTGGAGCTGGAGAAAAGAGTGGAACGTGAATATGGCTTTAACGTCACGGATCACCGTCTTGATTTCAAAGGTACTTATGGCACATGTAAACGAACAGGCTGCAAAAAAGAAAAAGCAAACAAAGCGGTCTCTTAAGCCGCTATCTAACTAAAAGAAGAAGCTGTCTCAGAAGTAGTAAATACTGCTTAGGGGGCAGCTTCTTTTTCGGAAAGTGATATGAATGGAAATGGGGAAATCCTCCCTATAAATCGGCAAAATATCTATATGTCACAACAAATCAGTTGATTTATAGGGAGATATTCCTTAATTTGCACGCAAACAGCGCTTCTTAAAAAACGGAGAAGCGCTACGTTGCGTTTTAATCAGTTAAGGAGATCCTACTTATGGGAAAGGCTATGTCATTTTTATTAGCTTCGTGTGGGCACGAAGGATTTAATCCATGTTCCAAAGCTTCCAGGGTTACGGCTTTGCACGAGGATCACACCTTCTCCGCGGAATCGGCAGACAAGCGCTTCACCACTGGTTAAACTGTTTAACCAGCCAGAGGCTGCTTTTTCTACCTTGTAGTCCATATAATCTGGCCAAGCGACAAGATGCCCATTGTCGATAATCATCTCTTCACCAGGTGCTAAGTTAATGGCGTGGATGGCTCCGAAGGAGGACAGGAATACAGTTCCTCTACCACTGATTTCTACAATGAAAAAGCCTTCACCAGAGAAGAGACCGCGCGTTAAATTTTGCATTTTGGTATTGACTTGAATGCCTTCCGTTCCGGCTAAGAAACCATCCTTTTGAACTAACAACTTATATGAACCATCTAATTCGATAGCTTGGATATCACCCAATGATCCAGGAGACAGTAGTACCTCACTTTGACCACGGATAGCTCTGAGCTCCTGGAAGAAGAATTTTTCTCCGCTGAGCATTCTTCCCAGACCTCGCATAACTCCGCCATCAGCGGTTCCTTTTAATTCGACGTTGGGAGACATTGCAACCATAGCGCCCATTTCAGCTTTAACGCTTTCGCCTGGATCTAGATATACCTTCAGCATTGCAAATGCACCTTCGTACAAAACATCATATCTCATCACTAAAACCTCCGAATCTATTTAAATAAGTTAGAACAC
This Paenibacillus sp. FSL R5-0345 DNA region includes the following protein-coding sequences:
- the thiE gene encoding thiamine phosphate synthase; protein product: MDSDQLRDLLKIYFIMGSVNCQIAPAKVLKEAVAGGITMFQFREKGTGALTAQVKFNLGRRLQKICRTNGVPFIVNDDIDLAIALDADGIHVGQEDTPALAIRQLLGEDKIIGVSAHSLSEAQQAIADGADYLGIGPIYPTSSKDDAQAVRGTLVIEEIRNSGITIPLVGIGGITEHNAAPVLAAGADGISVISAIAGAEDIALAARGFVHEVNLSGT
- the thiD gene encoding bifunctional hydroxymethylpyrimidine kinase/phosphomethylpyrimidine kinase → MISKALTIAGSDSGGGAGIQADLKTFQELAVYGMSALTAVTAQNTLGVQGVFPLSLQAITQQLDSIGLDLKPDAVKTGMLFNSDIIRVVAEKVQQYGWRNLVVDPVMVAKGGSTLLQQEAVQSLIKHLLPLALVTTPNIPEAEMITNMSITTIDDRKEAATIIHAMGSSYVVLKGGHDTATKAVVDLLYDGHEFIFMESERIQTRHTHGTGCTYSAAVTAELAKGKSVPEAINIAKAFIQAAIEDELGIGVGHGPTNHFAYQNRLRGMNLEANRQ
- the thiM gene encoding hydroxyethylthiazole kinase, producing the protein MSYLSKVRESNPLVHNITNIVVANFSANGLLALGASPFMADAHEEVVDIAAFSAAVVLNIGTLNDYAIQSMVLAGQSANKQGVPLVLDPVGAGATSYRTAVTQKLVNEMQITALRGNVAEVANVIGESWSIKGVDAGEGDGDVVVLAETAARKLGCVVIITGKDDVITNGVNTYITSNGHPILTKVTGTGCLLSAVVGAFLAVSEGASLAASVEAISFYGVAAEISAELTTGKGPGSFQMEFLNQLSLVTPETYKDKSIIKQLR
- a CDS encoding ABC transporter substrate-binding protein, whose amino-acid sequence is MNTLIIQKKWLLPLYLICFVLILSSCGNTSKVSNASNSENKQTHKLTIMLDWYPNAVHSFLYAAEQNGYFQEEGLDVEIQMPADTNDALKLVAANQVDLALSYQPQVLMARSEKIPVRSIAAIVRHPLNHLMVPHSGDIQSPKDLTGKQIGYSSIPLYEAMIRTMIQSDGGDPNASKLIDVGFDLIPAIATGQVDAIMGGFINHEQLILEKEGHPVHSFNPTDFGVPDYYELVLVASEQGVQNSESYFKKFLSAITKGQQFVQENPENALKLLLAHEDATSPLDKEIEEKSLQILLPLMNAGDQNFGYQEPASWEKVRQWLSDNDLLSNDIKAEDAFINL
- a CDS encoding ABC transporter permease yields the protein MQPIPFKKQLDNYGPFILLVLFVVAIWESAVRLYWIPAFILPAPSAIGIALIEHRQLLGQHLLATLQEILVGFVLSVICGALLGTGMFLFRPLEKAIYPFLIISQTIPLIALSPIFIMWFGYTLWSKVAVVFLTAFFPVVVSTYDGLRTSGQAYKDLLLTFSANRWQLLTKTQIPLALPSFFSGLKLSIVYCVIGATIGEWLGGSKGLGYFSRRMAGNMQSDEMFAAVFLLSALGVMLFLMIALLEALFLKKRGSNR
- a CDS encoding ABC transporter ATP-binding protein, whose amino-acid sequence is MDIKQGEFVAVIGASGCGKSTLFKTIAGLLEPTHGKIMIHSGRPAASNRLGQIAYMPQQDLLLPWRTVLDNCLLPWEIKPRSTKQQTISHIRDLLSRFGLGDVEKAYPHELSGGMKQRVAFLRTLVSGGGGSLMLLDEPFGALDAMTKREIHRWLLELWDELNQTVMLITHDLEEALLLSDRIYLMSGGAHSELQEIVVDLPRPRHYKMNYEPRFIALREELERRLYAAHTF
- a CDS encoding amino acid ABC transporter substrate-binding protein, producing the protein MKKLSLTILLVLTVVFVAGCGNNSNTDNTDTSNNSSAGTNGGTAATAKNSLEAVKASGKLRIGTEGTYAPFTYHDASGKLTGFDVEIAEEVAKRLGADPEFSETQWDGLFAGLDAKRFDVIFNEVSINEERKAKYDFSEPYIVSKAVLIVSENNEDIKAFADLKGKKSGQSLTSNLSEIARENGAEIVAVDGFNQAVDLLTSGRIDATVNDGLSYLDLKKQKPDVKIKVVDEIPNGSESAAVFLKGNDDLVKAVSDAIIEMKSDGTYLKISEKYFGADVSK
- a CDS encoding amino acid ABC transporter permease, whose product is MDDRKIQIFLDSLLPLLKAGVAFTIPLALISFVLGLIIAILTALARLSPWVLPMLIARFYVWVIRGTPLLVQLFIIFYGLPAVGIVLDPFIAATIGFTLSVGAYSSEIVRAAILSIHKGQWEAAFSVGMTRAQALRRIILPQAARVSVPPLSNSFISLVKDTSLAATITYTEMFRTAQQVASTTYEPLLIYCEAGLFYLLFCSVLSALQNYLEKRLSRFSAS
- a CDS encoding amino acid ABC transporter ATP-binding protein, whose protein sequence is MIEILNLHKSFGELQVLKGLDLRMELGKVLVIIGPSGSGKTTLLRCFNLLEVPDQGSLSLSDIKINFSENKKIPQKSILALRQKTGMVFQSYNLFPHMTALGNVMEGQVTVQKRSKDEARGRALQLLGKVGLADKADAYPHQLSGGQQQRVAIARAMAVDPEVLLFDEPTSALDPELVGEVLKVIKQLAAEGMTMVIVTHEMKFAADVADRIILMDGGHILEQGTPQEVLEHPKHPRALQFLNRISGEEG
- a CDS encoding S-layer homology domain-containing protein; translation: MNMKKRTLAAITTVTILSFSLGGQIFAAGNTFKDIDNINGKEKIISLKNQGLIKGVSESQFMPSSKVTTAQGIQFISGGLQLSLAAIDFNKAPIASGLFTKVKDKAWYAEAFINAYYNHVELPKDIDPTKTMTKEEFTNYLVQGVEGIGNLPMINIVPVDITDDTALNPSYQGSVQRSLKYKINSLDANGKFNPKSEITRAEAAIMLYNALEFLKTGIKS
- a CDS encoding Fur family transcriptional regulator yields the protein MDQISNISQLFAAQKYKLTPQREAIVKILLDNEKDHLSVEEVYMLVKNSYPHLGLATVYRTLELLCELHIVEKMNFGDGVARYDLRGNDHSHMHHHLICSVCGRLEEIKDDWLVELEKRVEREYGFNVTDHRLDFKGTYGTCKRTGCKKEKANKAVS
- a CDS encoding TIGR00266 family protein — its product is MRYDVLYEGAFAMLKVYLDPGESVKAEMGAMVAMSPNVELKGTADGGVMRGLGRMLSGEKFFFQELRAIRGQSEVLLSPGSLGDIQAIELDGSYKLLVQKDGFLAGTEGIQVNTKMQNLTRGLFSGEGFFIVEISGRGTVFLSSFGAIHAINLAPGEEMIIDNGHLVAWPDYMDYKVEKAASGWLNSLTSGEALVCRFRGEGVILVQSRNPGSFGTWIKSFVPTRS